CCTCAAACGCCCCTTTGCCATTTCATTTGGTAGGGTAAACTCCCCCCGTCACCCGTACACAGTCACATCCGGTACTGTCTCTTTGATTCGCGCCAGTGCATCAGCCGGCACATCAATCAGTACGCGTTCTTCCTTGAGTTTGGATCTGAGTATTTTCAACATCTGCTCACCAGGTGTTACATAGACAATTGTTTTCTCATTCTCGAAGTGCATTTCTCCAACTATCAATATGCCGTGTGGGGTTTTGGAGATTATCTTCACATTCCATGTTTTTGTGCTGTTGTCGTAATACACATCTCCGGCAGATATGTGATTTCCCATATTTTCTATAAGGTACTCCTTAGCAGTTTCATACATTTCTCTGGACTTCATTGTTTCACCTTTTGAAGTTTGATTACCCAGCATTTTAAAGCTGACCATGCCTGCATAAACCTATCAATACTACATTTTGCATTTTTACCATCTGGAATATCTGGATCATGATAGGTAATATTGTTTTTATCTAATCCTGTGATCACTATAAAATGACCGAAACCTTGTATTCCTCCATATAGTATTCCGGCATCAAGCAATATAATGACTGGATTGCCATTTTCTAATGTATATTTTAAATAATTTAGATCTTCATTTTTAAAAGCACCTGCATCGAATCCAAAAACTTTTGAACCTTTTGCCAGTTGCAATGGAGTGGTGCCAAGTTCGGTTGTGCCGCATGCCTTTGATACATCTTCTTCTGATGCCGAAGTGCCAAAGTATTTTAGCAGCATTCTAAGGCATGCCGGACCACAGGTATACCATTTCTCTTGTTTGTAGTATGGTACTTCTGATACTTCCATTAACCATTTTTTGTTTTATAGTCTGATATAATTTCCGACTGGCACTTCACATTAAGGTATTCCAATCTTTAGAATCAAAAATAGCAATTTTAATCCCATAAAAACATACCCACACAAATCAGTGAAGAGCTGAAAAAAAGGAGATCGAGAAACCTAAAAGGATAATGTTTCAATCCCCTAAAACGGGTCT
This is a stretch of genomic DNA from Methanosarcinales archaeon. It encodes these proteins:
- a CDS encoding C39 family peptidase, translating into MEVSEVPYYKQEKWYTCGPACLRMLLKYFGTSASEEDVSKACGTTELGTTPLQLAKGSKVFGFDAGAFKNEDLNYLKYTLENGNPVIILLDAGILYGGIQGFGHFIVITGLDKNNITYHDPDIPDGKNAKCSIDRFMQAWSALKCWVIKLQKVKQ